A genome region from Hevea brasiliensis isolate MT/VB/25A 57/8 chromosome 7, ASM3005281v1, whole genome shotgun sequence includes the following:
- the LOC131181532 gene encoding uncharacterized protein LOC131181532, which translates to MKFGATEFKGTVDPLEAEQWLERMERVFRKLQCTEEMKFEYSVSLLQGDAYEWWKTIPHSLVEPPVLTWSDFLREFRQKWVPDAYVDMKLQEFLSLKQGNRTVAEYERDFSRLSHYAGSLVSTPRDRCKRFEAGLRQSLRMQVVGFRHQNFAELISQALELEKIESEGAVKKGPQEKTEKTTEQASGSGSGKRKQFGGSSSRRGRGRFSGQRPPRSGQQTQPAPRGALSVRQCETCGRTHGGVCYRATGACFNCGGSGHFAKDCTSPRRSGSFTTSEGSAQVSAPRGSQSAARGRGRGRGPGNTPGSQSTVNQPASSGAPVRVYTMRQREEAETSDVVAVEKNIGKEPEETSRG; encoded by the coding sequence atgaaatttggggccaccgagtttaaaggtactgtggatccactggaagcagaacagtggttggaaagaatggaacgggtttttagaaagctgcagtgtacagaagaaatgaagtttgagtattctgtctccttattacaaggggatgcctatgaatggtggaagaccatcccccacagcctggtggagccacctgtgttaacctggtcagacttcttgagggagtttcgacagaaatgggttcccgatgcatatgtggacatgaagttgcaagaattcttgagtttgaaacaagggaaccgaactgtagcagaatatgagagagatttttcaagactaagccactatgctggaagcttagtctccacccccagagacagatgcaagaggtttgaggctgggctaagacagagtctgagaatgcaagttgtgggattcagacatcagaattttgccgaattgatctcacaggccctagaactagaaaagatagaatcagaaggggcagtgaagaagggtccacaagagaaaactgaaaagactactgaacaagcatctggaagtggttctgggaagaggaaacagtttgggggatctagctcccgtagaggccgaggcagattttccggccaaagaccacctcggtctggtcagcagacccaaccagcaccccgaggagctctatcagtacggcagtgcgaaacctgtggtagaactcatggtggggtttgttacaGAGCTACTGGTgcgtgttttaactgtggagggagcggacatttcgctaaggattgcactagtccgcgccggtctgggtctttcactacatctgaaggatcagctcaagtctctgcacccagagggtcacaatcagctgctagaggcagaggcagaggtaggggtcctggtaacacccctggaagtcagagcactgttaaccagccagcatccagtggcgcaccagttagagtgtataccatgcgtcagagggaagaggctgaaacatcagacgttgtggctg